In a single window of the Nocardioides sp. genome:
- a CDS encoding aminotransferase class I/II-fold pyridoxal phosphate-dependent enzyme, with the protein MIRDFTDAEARRALVLKWGACEPDVLPAWVAEMDYALAPCVQESLVQAITEGVTGYPAFMDPEFGGAGAALGEAYAGWARRQFGFDVDPGHVLPVADVTAGVRLALDVFSEQAPVVFPLPGYPPQHDIAQITGRARVDLILDPAAERAEFDLDALDRLFADGARTLLLTQPHNPWGRVFTRAELEGIRDVVLRHGARVISDEIHAPLTLGGAKHLSYLQIEGTDDHAVVVTAASKAFNTAGLKCAQLVTTSPAAAQALRDVPMARNDSYSPLGVIAATAAFTDGDEWLDALRSRLTSQRDLLAALLAEHLPLARMRLPEATYLAWIDLRAYADEPSALGLSKGRVWVQDGRMFQRDLPGHVRLNFATSPERLTEIVRRLARALDVRP; encoded by the coding sequence ATGATCCGCGACTTCACCGATGCCGAGGCTCGGCGCGCGCTGGTGCTGAAGTGGGGGGCCTGTGAGCCCGACGTACTCCCGGCTTGGGTCGCCGAGATGGACTACGCGCTCGCGCCCTGTGTGCAGGAGTCGCTGGTCCAGGCGATCACCGAGGGCGTCACGGGCTATCCGGCATTCATGGACCCGGAGTTCGGCGGGGCGGGCGCGGCGCTCGGGGAGGCGTACGCGGGCTGGGCGCGGCGGCAGTTCGGCTTCGACGTCGACCCCGGCCACGTGCTGCCGGTCGCGGACGTGACGGCGGGCGTACGCCTGGCTCTCGACGTTTTCAGCGAGCAGGCGCCCGTGGTGTTCCCCTTGCCGGGCTACCCGCCGCAGCACGACATCGCCCAGATCACCGGCCGGGCGCGGGTCGACCTGATCCTCGATCCAGCTGCCGAGCGCGCAGAGTTCGACCTCGATGCGCTGGACCGCCTCTTTGCCGACGGTGCCCGCACGTTGCTGCTCACCCAGCCGCACAATCCGTGGGGTCGGGTGTTCACGCGCGCCGAACTCGAGGGCATCCGCGATGTGGTGCTGCGTCATGGCGCTCGGGTGATCTCCGATGAGATCCACGCACCGCTGACTCTGGGCGGCGCCAAGCACCTGTCGTACCTCCAGATCGAGGGAACCGACGACCACGCTGTGGTGGTGACCGCTGCGAGCAAGGCGTTCAACACCGCGGGGCTCAAGTGCGCGCAACTCGTGACGACCTCTCCGGCCGCGGCGCAGGCGCTGCGCGACGTACCCATGGCGCGCAACGACTCGTACTCCCCTCTCGGTGTGATCGCCGCGACCGCCGCCTTCACCGACGGCGACGAGTGGCTCGATGCGTTGCGCTCCAGGCTGACCTCGCAGCGCGATCTGCTCGCAGCACTGCTGGCCGAGCATCTGCCGCTCGCGCGGATGCGGCTGCCGGAGGCGACGTATCTGGCCTGGATCGACCTGCGGGCGTACGCCGACGAGCCGAGCGCACTGGGCCTGTCGAAAGGTCGTGTCTGGGTGCAGGACGGCCGGATGTTCCAGCGTGATCTGCCCGGACACGTACGCCTCAACTTCGCCACGTCGCCCGAGCGGCTGACAGAGATCGTGCGTCGGCTGGCGCGGGCCCTCGACGTACGTCCCTAG
- a CDS encoding IS3 family transposase, translating to MVRTLRAELGTEHGTVQRVAAQLGYGTESVRSWVKQADIDEGHVPGLSTSDAARLKALEQENRELEESQRDLEEGRQFLRGGARPPVQEVAAFIDANRDDVVAGRRLGVELICHVLQVAPSSYYEFKNRQPSARTQRDEVMGPVVRQLWEDNFRVYGARKIWKAARRAGHDIGRDQVARLMRTAGIEGVRRTKRVRTTKPDPGMPRHPDLVGRDFTATAPNQLWVTDLTFVPTWAAVAYVCFIIDAYSRTIVGWRVASHMRTTMVLDAIEMARWSRGTQLPGLRCHSDAGSQFTSIRYGERLAEIGAMPSIGTVGDSYDNALAETVNGYYKAELVRGPAREGRPWKTVEDLELATLSWVHWHNHDRLHGYLNDIPPAEFEETFYATERTDQPLVGIQ from the coding sequence ATGGTCAGGACGCTGCGTGCCGAGCTGGGAACTGAGCACGGCACAGTGCAGCGGGTCGCAGCCCAGCTCGGGTACGGCACCGAGTCAGTTCGGTCCTGGGTGAAGCAGGCCGACATCGACGAGGGCCACGTGCCGGGTCTGAGCACGAGCGACGCGGCCAGGCTGAAGGCGCTGGAGCAGGAGAACCGGGAGCTCGAAGAGAGCCAACGAGATCTTGAAGAGGGCCGCCAGTTTCTTCGGGGCGGAGCTCGACCGCCAGTACAAGAAGTAGCCGCGTTCATCGACGCCAACCGTGACGACGTGGTCGCGGGCCGGCGTCTGGGGGTCGAGCTCATCTGCCACGTGCTGCAGGTGGCCCCGAGCAGCTACTACGAGTTCAAGAACCGCCAACCCTCGGCTCGCACGCAGCGCGACGAGGTGATGGGACCGGTAGTGCGGCAGCTGTGGGAGGACAACTTCCGGGTCTACGGCGCCCGGAAGATCTGGAAGGCCGCACGACGTGCTGGACATGACATCGGCCGTGACCAGGTCGCCCGCCTGATGCGCACCGCCGGCATCGAGGGGGTCCGGCGCACCAAGCGGGTCCGTACCACCAAGCCCGATCCGGGCATGCCGCGCCACCCGGACCTGGTCGGCCGCGACTTCACCGCCACGGCCCCGAACCAACTGTGGGTCACCGATCTGACATTCGTGCCGACTTGGGCCGCGGTGGCCTACGTCTGCTTCATCATCGACGCCTACTCCCGCACGATCGTGGGGTGGCGGGTCGCCTCGCACATGCGGACCACTATGGTCCTCGATGCCATCGAGATGGCCCGGTGGTCACGCGGGACCCAGCTCCCTGGCCTGCGGTGTCACTCGGATGCCGGCAGTCAATTCACCTCGATTCGCTACGGCGAGCGTCTGGCTGAGATCGGCGCGATGCCCTCGATCGGCACTGTCGGCGATTCGTACGATAACGCGCTGGCCGAGACCGTGAACGGCTATTACAAGGCCGAACTGGTCCGTGGCCCCGCGCGTGAGGGCCGCCCGTGGAAGACGGTCGAGGACCTCGAGCTCGCCACGCTGAGCTGGGTCCACTGGCACAACCACGACCGTCTGCACGGCTACCTCAACGACATCCCACCAGCAGAGTTCGAGGAGACGTTCTACGCTACGGAACGGACCGACCAGCCCTTGGTCGGAATCCAATAG
- a CDS encoding amino acid ABC transporter ATP-binding protein produces the protein MSLLHVSDLRKSYGERVVLHDIDLSVESGEVVCLIGSSGSGKSTLLRCINLLEHIDDGIIEFNGVEISDPRVNMKAVRRDMGMVFQAYNLFPHLSVLDNVCLAPVRVHGRSRREVEAEVRALLARFGLAEHGDKHPDRPSGGQQQRVALVRALACRPKLLLLDEITAALDPELVGDVLEAVRELAREGTTLILATHEMSFARDVATTVCFLDAGRILESGPPAELFSNPREERTRQFLRRVLPA, from the coding sequence ATGAGCCTTCTGCACGTGAGTGATCTGCGGAAGTCGTACGGAGAACGTGTCGTGTTGCACGACATCGACCTGAGCGTCGAGTCGGGTGAAGTGGTCTGCCTGATCGGCTCGTCGGGGTCGGGCAAGTCGACGCTGCTGCGGTGTATCAACCTGCTTGAACACATCGACGACGGCATCATCGAGTTCAACGGTGTCGAGATCTCCGACCCGCGGGTGAACATGAAGGCCGTACGCCGCGACATGGGGATGGTCTTCCAGGCCTACAACCTGTTTCCGCATCTGAGCGTGCTCGACAACGTGTGCCTGGCGCCCGTACGCGTGCATGGCCGGTCGCGTCGTGAGGTGGAGGCCGAGGTGCGCGCGTTGCTGGCGAGGTTTGGTCTGGCCGAACACGGCGACAAGCATCCCGACCGGCCCTCGGGTGGCCAGCAGCAGCGGGTGGCACTCGTACGCGCTCTCGCCTGCCGGCCCAAGTTGTTGCTGCTCGACGAGATCACCGCAGCGCTGGATCCGGAGTTGGTCGGCGACGTCTTGGAGGCCGTACGCGAGCTCGCGCGGGAGGGCACGACGCTGATCCTGGCCACCCACGAGATGTCGTTCGCGCGAGATGTAGCCACGACCGTGTGCTTCCTCGACGCCGGGCGGATCTTGGAATCCGGGCCGCCGGCGGAGTTGTTCAGCAACCCGCGCGAGGAGCGGACGCGGCAGTTCCTGCGCCGGGTGCTGCCCGCCTGA
- a CDS encoding PadR family transcriptional regulator, with protein sequence MALEHALLVALLEQPASGLDLTRRFERSIGFFWSASHQQIYRTLARMEAAGWVVSETVEQTGRPNKKVSSVTNTGRDVLRAWLATTPDPEPIRSSLVVQMRGASYGDRGEVARSVRTHLVEHQQRLAIYEQFMARDYPSPDDLVGQDLDHYLVLRGGLITERGWVDWLTEYLARHEGQQ encoded by the coding sequence ATGGCCCTCGAACACGCGCTCCTTGTGGCGCTGCTCGAACAGCCGGCTTCGGGTCTCGACCTGACCAGGAGGTTCGAGCGGTCGATCGGGTTCTTCTGGTCGGCCAGCCACCAGCAGATCTATCGCACCCTGGCCCGGATGGAGGCCGCCGGGTGGGTCGTCTCCGAGACCGTCGAGCAGACCGGGCGACCGAACAAGAAGGTCAGTTCGGTGACGAATACCGGGCGTGACGTCCTGCGAGCTTGGCTCGCCACGACCCCCGATCCCGAACCGATCCGGTCGTCGCTGGTCGTCCAGATGCGCGGGGCGTCGTACGGCGACCGCGGCGAAGTCGCGCGATCCGTACGCACTCACCTGGTCGAGCACCAGCAAAGGCTGGCGATCTATGAGCAGTTCATGGCGCGCGACTACCCCTCGCCTGACGACCTGGTCGGGCAGGACCTCGACCACTACCTGGTCTTGCGCGGTGGCCTGATCACCGAACGCGGCTGGGTCGACTGGCTCACCGAATATCTGGCACGACACGAAGGACAGCAATGA
- a CDS encoding amino acid ABC transporter permease gives MTVDPFPGDAWAPSQHELQRRAVRISQRRRSLTIASLVTIGVIALVSFVATSSPGWETFKITFFNVEHARAVFGDVLKAFWVNVKLFLLAEPLILVLALAVALCRQARSPWLAPLRLLAVVYTDIFRGIPTILLVLLMGFGMPALQLQGMPTSLFFWALVSLVLSYGAYVAEVFRAGIESIHPSQLASAETLGLTRAQAMRHVVVPQAVRRVVPPLLNDFISLQKDTALVTVVGLWDATRAASDYASYNFNYTSFVVVSLFFIALTVPMARFTDWLQRRYAERERAGAR, from the coding sequence TTGACGGTCGACCCGTTCCCGGGCGATGCCTGGGCACCCAGTCAGCACGAACTACAACGTCGCGCCGTACGCATTTCGCAGCGGCGCCGCTCGCTGACGATCGCCTCGCTCGTCACGATCGGCGTGATCGCGCTGGTGTCCTTCGTGGCCACCAGCAGCCCGGGCTGGGAGACGTTCAAGATCACGTTCTTCAACGTCGAGCACGCCCGCGCGGTCTTCGGTGATGTACTCAAGGCGTTCTGGGTCAACGTCAAACTGTTCTTGTTGGCCGAGCCGCTGATCCTCGTGCTCGCGCTGGCCGTGGCGCTGTGTCGTCAGGCGCGTTCGCCGTGGCTGGCGCCGCTGCGGCTGCTGGCTGTGGTCTACACCGACATCTTCCGGGGCATCCCGACGATCCTGTTGGTGCTGCTGATGGGCTTCGGCATGCCGGCGCTGCAGTTGCAGGGGATGCCGACCTCGTTGTTCTTCTGGGCCCTGGTGTCGCTGGTGTTGTCGTACGGCGCGTACGTCGCGGAGGTCTTCCGGGCCGGTATCGAGTCGATCCACCCGTCGCAGCTGGCCAGCGCCGAGACGCTCGGCCTCACCCGCGCCCAGGCGATGCGCCACGTGGTGGTGCCGCAGGCCGTACGCCGGGTCGTACCCCCACTGCTCAACGACTTCATCTCGCTGCAGAAGGACACCGCACTGGTCACGGTCGTCGGGCTGTGGGACGCCACCCGCGCCGCCAGCGACTACGCGTCGTACAACTTCAACTACACCTCGTTCGTGGTGGTGTCGCTGTTCTTCATCGCCCTGACCGTGCCGATGGCGCGGTTCACCGACTGGCTGCAGCGGCGCTATGCCGAGCGGGAGAGGGCGGGCGCGCGATGA
- a CDS encoding ABC transporter substrate-binding protein — protein MRLTRIALAATVPLALALTACAPTEDPASTAKDTTTTADAAAGDDAATCAVDKVKTEGTLTVGTDSPAYDPWFSDDDPSNGKGFESAVAYAVAQQMGYEADAVKWIKVPFNNSYAPGKKDFDFDINQISVTPERAKVVDFSDGYYSAAQAIITLKKSPAAKVASLSELADLKLGAQTGTTSLTAIRDVIKPSAQPMVFNDTNAAKQALNNGQLDAIVADLPTAFYITAVEIPKGKIIGQFQPETGQQEEFGLLFEKGNPLVECVNTALATLKEDGTLESIEQEWLSDTVGVPVIE, from the coding sequence ATGCGCCTGACCCGTATTGCCCTCGCCGCCACCGTCCCGCTCGCCCTCGCGCTCACTGCCTGCGCGCCCACCGAGGATCCGGCGAGCACAGCCAAGGACACGACCACGACCGCCGACGCTGCCGCGGGCGACGACGCCGCCACCTGCGCCGTCGACAAGGTCAAGACCGAAGGCACGCTGACGGTCGGCACGGACAGCCCGGCGTACGACCCGTGGTTCAGCGACGACGACCCCAGCAACGGCAAGGGCTTCGAGTCGGCCGTGGCGTACGCGGTCGCTCAGCAGATGGGCTACGAGGCCGACGCGGTGAAGTGGATCAAGGTGCCCTTCAACAACTCGTACGCCCCGGGCAAGAAGGACTTCGACTTCGACATCAACCAGATCTCGGTGACCCCCGAGCGGGCCAAGGTCGTCGACTTCTCCGACGGCTACTATTCGGCGGCCCAGGCGATCATCACCTTGAAGAAGAGCCCGGCCGCGAAGGTCGCCTCCCTCTCCGAGCTCGCCGACCTCAAGCTCGGCGCCCAGACCGGCACCACGTCGCTGACCGCGATCCGCGACGTCATCAAGCCGAGCGCGCAGCCGATGGTCTTCAACGACACCAACGCCGCCAAGCAGGCCCTCAACAACGGCCAGCTCGACGCGATCGTTGCCGACCTGCCGACGGCGTTCTACATCACCGCGGTGGAGATCCCCAAGGGCAAGATCATCGGGCAGTTCCAGCCTGAGACGGGTCAGCAGGAGGAGTTCGGCCTGCTCTTCGAGAAGGGCAACCCCCTCGTCGAGTGCGTCAACACCGCGCTGGCCACGCTCAAGGAGGACGGCACCTTGGAGAGCATCGAGCAGGAGTGGCTCTCCGACACCGTCGGCGTCCCCGTCATCGAGTGA
- a CDS encoding FAD-dependent oxidoreductase yields MTEHPTYPHLLSPVTLGDLTLRNRTVMGSMHTGLEDYVWDIPKLAEYFAERARGEAGLIITGGYAPTKRGWLKPFASEMTSRLQAMRHRDITGPVHEAGGAIALQVLHAGRYGYHPLSVSASAIKSPITPFKPSALSTKAVDDTATAFAKSVALAQKAGYDAVEIMGSEGYLINQFLAARTNHREDQWGGSATNRMRFPVEVVRRARELVGDGFPIVYRISLLDLVEDGQTWDETLELAALLQEQGVTVFNTGIGWHEARVPTIITQVPQGAWVSLTARLRSVVDIPVIASNRINSPELAESILASGQADLVSMARPFLADPDFVRKARAGRADQINTCIACNQACLDHVFDNKRASCLVNPRACHETELVLLPLPGVRGFETPTASAPQPAVGGIAEAGFETPTASAPQPAVGGIADVGFETPTASAPQPAVGGIAEAGFETPTASAPQPATGETTPTIAVVGAGPAGLSAAVSAAERGFDVTLFEASNDIGGQFRLAMAVPGKEDFKETLRYYGRMLEVHGVDVRLNTRASAADLTAYDDVIIATGVTPRIPEIDGIDHPSVMTYAELLSGARTPGNRVAVIGAGGIGVDVSVWLTHEEESLDDWLAHWGVGDPAIDRGGLTAPKPRSPKRQVTLIQRKTTPIGIALGKTSGWAHRAVLKQSGVRQINGATYDRIDDAGLHVTIGGESHVIECDTVVLCAGQESVRDLYDSLDDTGRFVHLIGGAGLAAELDAKRAIRQGTELHWVGWSLHRLETRMDSCRRTPPRGSRPHVATALRKRPLRCGWSGRCVPSWELSTAQCSGSQPSSGTAPSQFGPG; encoded by the coding sequence ATGACCGAGCACCCGACGTACCCCCACCTCCTCTCCCCCGTCACCCTCGGCGACCTCACCCTGCGCAACCGCACCGTGATGGGCTCGATGCACACCGGGTTGGAGGACTACGTCTGGGACATCCCCAAGTTGGCGGAGTATTTCGCCGAGCGCGCCCGCGGCGAGGCGGGCCTGATCATCACGGGCGGGTACGCCCCCACCAAGCGCGGCTGGCTCAAGCCGTTCGCCTCCGAGATGACCTCGCGGTTGCAGGCGATGCGGCACCGCGACATCACCGGACCGGTGCACGAGGCCGGCGGGGCGATCGCGTTGCAGGTGCTGCACGCGGGTCGGTACGGATACCACCCGCTCAGCGTGTCCGCCAGCGCGATCAAGAGTCCGATCACCCCGTTCAAACCGAGCGCCTTGTCGACCAAGGCGGTCGATGACACGGCCACTGCATTCGCGAAATCGGTCGCGCTGGCCCAGAAGGCCGGCTATGACGCGGTCGAGATCATGGGCTCGGAGGGCTATCTGATCAACCAGTTCCTCGCCGCGCGCACCAATCACCGCGAGGACCAGTGGGGCGGCTCGGCGACGAACCGGATGCGCTTCCCGGTGGAGGTCGTACGCCGGGCACGCGAACTGGTCGGCGACGGCTTCCCGATCGTCTATCGGATCTCGCTGCTCGATCTCGTCGAGGACGGCCAGACCTGGGACGAGACGCTCGAACTCGCCGCGCTCCTGCAGGAGCAGGGCGTCACAGTCTTCAACACCGGCATCGGCTGGCACGAGGCGCGGGTGCCGACGATCATCACCCAGGTGCCCCAGGGTGCGTGGGTCTCGCTGACGGCGCGGCTGCGCTCGGTTGTCGATATCCCGGTGATCGCCTCGAACCGGATCAACTCACCCGAGTTGGCCGAGTCGATCCTGGCGAGCGGGCAGGCCGATCTGGTGTCGATGGCGCGGCCGTTCCTGGCCGATCCGGATTTCGTACGCAAGGCGCGCGCGGGCCGGGCCGACCAGATCAACACCTGCATCGCGTGCAACCAGGCGTGCCTGGATCACGTATTCGACAACAAGCGGGCCTCGTGCCTGGTGAACCCGCGGGCGTGTCATGAGACCGAGTTGGTGCTGCTGCCGCTGCCCGGCGTACGGGGTTTCGAGACGCCGACTGCGTCGGCTCCTCAACCAGCGGTGGGAGGGATCGCGGAAGCGGGTTTCGAGACGCCGACTGCGTCGGCTCCTCAACCAGCGGTCGGAGGGATCGCGGACGTTGGTTTCGAGACGCCGACTGCGTCGGCTCCTCAACCAGCGGTGGGAGGGATCGCGGAAGCGGGTTTCGAGACGCCGACTGCGTCGGCTCCTCAACCAGCGACGGGCGAAACCACGCCCACGATCGCGGTCGTCGGCGCGGGACCGGCCGGGCTCTCGGCGGCAGTCTCCGCCGCCGAGCGCGGCTTCGACGTCACGCTCTTCGAGGCCAGCAACGACATCGGCGGCCAGTTCCGGCTCGCGATGGCCGTGCCGGGCAAGGAGGACTTCAAGGAGACGTTGCGCTACTACGGCCGGATGCTGGAGGTGCACGGGGTGGACGTACGCCTCAACACCCGCGCGAGCGCCGCAGATCTGACGGCGTACGACGACGTCATCATCGCCACCGGCGTGACGCCACGGATCCCTGAGATCGACGGCATCGACCACCCGAGTGTGATGACCTACGCCGAACTTCTCAGCGGCGCGCGTACGCCCGGCAACCGCGTCGCCGTGATCGGTGCCGGCGGCATCGGCGTCGACGTCTCGGTCTGGCTCACCCATGAAGAAGAGTCGCTCGACGACTGGCTCGCGCACTGGGGCGTCGGTGACCCCGCGATCGACCGCGGCGGGCTGACCGCTCCCAAGCCACGATCCCCGAAGCGACAGGTCACGCTGATCCAGCGCAAGACCACCCCCATCGGGATCGCTCTGGGCAAGACGTCGGGCTGGGCGCACCGCGCGGTGTTGAAGCAGTCGGGCGTACGCCAGATCAACGGCGCGACCTATGACCGGATCGACGACGCCGGGCTCCATGTCACCATCGGCGGCGAATCCCACGTCATCGAGTGCGACACCGTCGTGCTGTGTGCGGGGCAGGAGTCCGTACGCGATCTCTACGACTCACTCGACGACACCGGCCGGTTCGTGCACCTCATCGGCGGCGCCGGCCTGGCCGCCGAACTCGACGCCAAGCGGGCGATCCGCCAGGGGACTGAACTGCACTGGGTTGGTTGGAGTCTCCATCGTTTGGAAACGAGGATGGACTCATGCCGAAGGACACCACCCCGGGGAAGCCGACCACACGTCGCTACAGCCCTGAGGAAAAGGCCGCTGCGGTGCGGATGGTCAGGACGCTGCGTGCCGAGCTGGGAACTGAGCACGGCACAGTGCAGCGGGTCGCAGCCCAGCTCGGGTACGGCACCGAGTCAGTTCGGTCCTGGGTGA
- a CDS encoding metal-sensitive transcriptional regulator, with amino-acid sequence MTDHGYHHAGHKDAVLKRLRRIEGQARGVHKMVEDDKYCIDVLTQISAMTKALQAVSLMLLDDHLDHCVRNADADDLDAKLKEASAAIARLVKS; translated from the coding sequence ATGACCGACCACGGCTATCACCACGCGGGCCACAAGGATGCTGTCCTCAAACGCCTGCGCCGCATCGAAGGCCAGGCGCGCGGGGTGCACAAGATGGTCGAGGACGACAAGTACTGCATCGACGTCCTCACGCAGATCTCCGCGATGACCAAGGCGCTTCAGGCCGTCAGCCTGATGTTGCTCGACGACCACCTCGACCACTGCGTACGCAATGCCGACGCCGACGACCTCGACGCCAAACTCAAGGAAGCCTCGGCGGCCATCGCCAGGCTCGTGAAGTCCTGA